Proteins encoded by one window of Sulfurimonas hongkongensis:
- a CDS encoding calcium/sodium antiporter yields the protein MDFIIFIVAMSALIYGADFVIKESERIALHFNISHFVIGATLVAFGTSLPEMAASMVAASQDKSDMAVANVVGSVIFNITLVLGVVFFISKKMYPKRDLFLLDSAWIIVPLVLFFLMVQDGVIGRVDGVLYLLLMVSYLVFLFNDPKADLGVEPTKEKFSWTKPILLLIVGFILTIGGANFVVESGTEIARTFGVSEWIIGIFLISLGTSLPELVVSLVAIKKGNAEMSIGNIIGSNVANFSMVLGAASLVNPLTVDLVATKYDMLIMIAASVALLFILANRLYNKAGAIFLLIILALFIQNALV from the coding sequence ATGGATTTTATAATTTTCATAGTTGCAATGTCGGCTCTTATATATGGAGCTGACTTTGTTATAAAAGAGTCAGAGAGAATCGCACTTCATTTTAACATATCCCATTTTGTCATAGGTGCCACACTTGTAGCTTTTGGAACATCACTGCCTGAGATGGCAGCTTCTATGGTGGCAGCATCGCAAGATAAGAGCGATATGGCGGTTGCAAATGTTGTTGGAAGTGTTATTTTTAATATTACGCTGGTATTAGGTGTAGTCTTTTTCATTAGTAAAAAAATGTACCCAAAAAGAGATCTTTTTTTACTTGATAGTGCTTGGATAATTGTACCTTTAGTACTCTTTTTCTTGATGGTTCAAGATGGAGTAATTGGAAGAGTTGATGGGGTTTTATACCTTCTTTTGATGGTATCTTACTTGGTATTTTTGTTCAATGACCCAAAAGCAGATTTAGGCGTAGAGCCTACAAAAGAAAAATTTAGCTGGACTAAACCTATTTTACTACTTATTGTCGGGTTTATCTTAACTATTGGTGGGGCTAACTTTGTTGTTGAGAGTGGCACAGAAATAGCTAGAACTTTTGGTGTAAGCGAGTGGATTATAGGAATCTTTTTAATCTCTTTGGGAACCTCTTTGCCCGAGTTAGTAGTCTCCTTAGTAGCTATCAAAAAAGGAAATGCAGAGATGAGCATTGGAAATATTATAGGCTCAAATGTTGCAAACTTCTCTATGGTTTTAGGTGCAGCATCTCTTGTAAATCCACTAACGGTAGACCTTGTGGCTACAAAATATGATATGTTGATAATGATAGCAGCATCAGTTGCGCTTCTTTTTATCTTAGCAAACAGACTCTACAACAAAGCAGGAGCAATATTTTTGTTGATTATACTAGCACTTTTTATTCAGAATGCTCTTGTGTAA
- the mrdA gene encoding penicillin-binding protein 2: MKIKFIIAFFAITWLTLVVRVFFLAVESNTYYERLSYSNTIKNEQIAPVRGEIVDRNNRPIAINKLGFKIQLRPHLRLKSNIENFNEEIDNLVRLIPVLKKDNLIKNYIKKDSYYNHDFIDIVHFISYEDIMPVYSILSLRENINIVPAPKRYYPYGEIGAHAIGYVSRANKKDIQNDELLELIGYTGKSGLEKYYNTYLQGKPGQRYVKVNANNQEIEELSYESADEDRKLTLNIDIELQKYISSLFDKKAGAVIVMGVDGAILSASSYPEYSLNTFVSGISYEMWDKLSNSLDKPFTNKLVNGLYPPGSTIKMGLALIYITTELDKSWTVDCRASMPLGKRVFRCWKKRGHRQTGLIKAIRESCDDYFYKGSLQVGIKKMSDGLMRYGLGKKTGVDLPNEFIGIVPSREWKRNKYNKPWFIGETVNTSIGQGDFLTTPMQIAQFTALMATSKLPTPHFAKYIGDEEYKPETTDVLTADELDKLPLIQKSMYEVCNHPRGTATHYLSSKVTIAGKTGTAQVIGIMQDIEDRVLEHEMEYYTRSHAWFTSYGPYKDPKYVVLAMVEHGGHGGSAAGEIVSKIYNKLLELKYIKE; this comes from the coding sequence ATGAAAATCAAGTTTATTATCGCTTTTTTTGCCATCACTTGGTTAACCCTAGTTGTTCGCGTCTTTTTTTTAGCTGTAGAGTCAAACACTTATTATGAGAGACTATCTTATTCAAACACCATTAAAAATGAACAAATAGCACCTGTAAGAGGTGAGATAGTAGATAGAAATAATAGACCTATAGCTATAAATAAGCTAGGATTTAAGATTCAGCTTCGTCCACATTTAAGGCTAAAGAGTAATATTGAAAATTTTAATGAAGAAATAGATAACTTAGTAAGACTTATCCCAGTTCTTAAAAAAGACAATCTTATAAAAAACTATATAAAAAAAGACTCTTACTACAATCATGACTTTATAGATATAGTTCATTTTATCTCTTATGAAGACATTATGCCAGTATATTCAATTTTGAGTCTAAGAGAAAATATAAATATAGTTCCAGCTCCAAAGAGATACTATCCTTACGGAGAAATAGGTGCGCATGCTATAGGCTATGTCTCTCGTGCAAATAAAAAAGATATTCAAAATGATGAGTTACTTGAGCTCATCGGGTATACTGGAAAATCAGGACTAGAAAAGTACTATAACACTTACCTTCAAGGAAAACCAGGGCAAAGATATGTAAAAGTAAATGCTAACAATCAAGAGATAGAAGAGCTATCATATGAGAGTGCAGATGAGGATAGAAAACTAACCCTAAACATAGATATAGAGCTTCAAAAATATATATCTTCACTCTTTGATAAAAAGGCTGGAGCAGTTATAGTTATGGGTGTAGATGGTGCAATACTCTCAGCTAGTAGTTATCCAGAATATAGCTTAAACACTTTTGTATCTGGCATCTCTTATGAGATGTGGGATAAACTATCAAATAGCCTGGACAAACCATTTACTAACAAGCTTGTAAATGGACTTTATCCACCAGGTTCAACCATAAAAATGGGACTTGCACTCATATATATAACAACTGAGTTAGATAAATCTTGGACTGTAGACTGTAGAGCTTCGATGCCTCTTGGAAAGCGTGTATTTAGATGCTGGAAAAAAAGAGGGCATAGACAAACTGGACTTATAAAAGCCATCAGAGAGAGTTGCGATGATTATTTTTACAAAGGAAGCTTGCAAGTTGGTATAAAAAAAATGAGTGATGGACTTATGAGATATGGACTTGGTAAAAAAACAGGTGTGGATTTGCCAAATGAGTTTATAGGAATAGTTCCATCTCGTGAGTGGAAGAGAAATAAATATAATAAGCCTTGGTTTATAGGTGAGACTGTAAATACTTCAATAGGTCAGGGTGATTTTTTAACAACTCCTATGCAAATAGCTCAATTTACTGCACTTATGGCTACTTCAAAACTTCCTACTCCACACTTTGCAAAGTACATAGGAGATGAAGAGTACAAACCTGAAACTACAGATGTTTTAACAGCGGATGAACTTGATAAACTACCTCTTATACAGAAGTCTATGTATGAGGTATGTAATCATCCAAGAGGAACAGCTACGCACTATCTAAGCTCAAAAGTAACCATAGCTGGAAAGACTGGAACTGCTCAGGTTATTGGAATTATGCAAGATATTGAAGATAGAGTTTTAGAACATGAAATGGAGTACTATACTCGCTCTCACGCTTGGTTTACAAGCTATGGACCATACAAAGATCCAAAGTATGTAGTTTTAGCAATGGTTGAGCACGGCGGACATGGCGGTTCAGCTGCGGGAGAGATAGTCTCAAAAATATACAATAAGCTATTAGAACTTAAGTATATAAAAGAGTAG
- the hisB gene encoding imidazoleglycerol-phosphate dehydratase HisB, with protein MISKSRKTKETDITISLELYGNGKSNIDTGVGFLDHMLESFSKHSLIDLDIRCKGDNHIDDHHSVEDIGIVLGSLVADVLYPVENVERFGSANIVMDEACVSCDLDLSNRPFLVYESSVAGKVGSFDSELVEEFFRAFVLNSRISAHIITLRGKNRHHIIEASFKALAVAIRRAIAKNDRVGIPSTKDVL; from the coding sequence ATGATAAGTAAAAGTAGAAAAACAAAAGAGACAGATATCACTATCTCACTAGAGTTATATGGCAATGGCAAGAGCAACATAGATACAGGAGTTGGTTTTTTAGATCATATGTTAGAGAGTTTTTCAAAGCACTCACTTATTGACCTTGATATCAGATGTAAGGGCGATAATCATATTGATGACCATCACAGCGTTGAGGATATTGGTATAGTTTTGGGCTCTTTAGTAGCAGATGTCTTGTATCCAGTTGAAAATGTTGAGAGATTTGGTAGTGCAAATATAGTGATGGATGAAGCTTGTGTATCTTGTGACTTAGATTTGAGCAACAGACCATTTTTAGTTTATGAATCAAGTGTTGCTGGTAAGGTTGGTAGCTTTGATAGTGAGCTAGTAGAAGAGTTTTTTAGGGCATTTGTTCTCAACTCAAGAATTAGTGCTCATATCATAACTCTTAGAGGAAAAAACAGACACCATATTATAGAAGCTTCTTTTAAAGCTCTAGCTGTTGCCATAAGAAGAGCAATAGCTAAAAATGATAGAGTTGGAATACCAAGCACTAAAGATGTTTTATGA
- a CDS encoding M48 family metallopeptidase, translating into MIQLHTSEISFKDLSITHVHKKTLKNSYISVTSEAKVILKTSSKSKIYINDLLRKKESWIRKQLLKQKQNRPIEINLEDEVLLFGEVYSVDTKDAEILRNSLCNLRKPTRENILRCYDNFYKEHAKSYLTKRVEHYSSIMNLKYQELKFKKMKSRWGSCNSLGVITLNTNLLKLRKEQIDYVVVHELSHLVHMNHSKAFHALVETYFTDSLRVRKDIRERRLYSMDALK; encoded by the coding sequence GTGATCCAATTGCATACGAGTGAGATAAGCTTTAAAGATTTGAGCATCACTCATGTTCATAAAAAAACTCTTAAAAACAGCTATATAAGCGTTACAAGCGAGGCTAAAGTTATCTTGAAAACTTCTAGTAAATCAAAAATCTATATAAATGATTTGCTTAGAAAAAAAGAGAGTTGGATAAGAAAACAGCTTTTAAAGCAAAAGCAAAATAGACCAATAGAGATAAATCTAGAAGATGAAGTCCTACTCTTTGGAGAGGTTTATAGTGTTGACACTAAAGATGCTGAGATACTTCGTAACTCTCTTTGCAATTTGAGAAAACCAACAAGAGAAAATATACTTAGATGTTATGATAACTTTTATAAAGAGCATGCAAAGAGCTACTTAACTAAAAGAGTAGAGCACTACTCAAGCATTATGAATCTAAAATATCAAGAATTAAAGTTTAAAAAAATGAAAAGTAGATGGGGAAGTTGCAACTCTTTAGGCGTTATAACGCTAAATACAAATCTTTTAAAACTACGCAAAGAGCAGATTGACTATGTGGTGGTTCATGAACTTTCTCACTTAGTTCACATGAACCACTCAAAAGCCTTTCATGCTCTAGTTGAGACCTATTTTACAGACTCTTTAAGAGTCAGAAAAGATATAAGAGAGAGAAGACTTTACTCTATGGACGCTTTAAAGTAA
- the queC gene encoding 7-cyano-7-deazaguanine synthase QueC, translating into MKTKEKKALCIMSGGMDSTLSAYMMRDEGYEIIALHFNYSQLTQNKELECFDAICKDLGVKERYNLDLDFFSKIGASALIDKGIEVQTSGIEDGIPSTYVPFRNGIFLSIATAIAEKEGASTISIGVVEEDGSGYPDCTDTFIKSMQNSINLGTKDETALEIKMPLVHLSKSQIVQASLELKVPLELTWSCYKNETKACGVCDSCRLRLRGFKLAGISDPIAYE; encoded by the coding sequence ATGAAAACAAAAGAAAAAAAAGCACTCTGTATTATGAGTGGCGGAATGGACTCAACTCTTAGTGCATACATGATGAGAGATGAGGGTTATGAGATAATTGCCTTACATTTTAACTACTCTCAACTGACACAAAACAAAGAGTTAGAGTGTTTTGATGCGATATGCAAAGATTTAGGGGTTAAAGAGAGATACAATCTAGATTTAGATTTTTTCTCTAAAATCGGAGCATCTGCTCTTATAGACAAAGGGATAGAAGTTCAAACAAGCGGGATTGAAGATGGTATTCCCTCAACCTATGTTCCTTTTAGAAACGGCATCTTTTTAAGCATAGCAACAGCTATTGCAGAAAAAGAGGGTGCTAGTACCATCAGCATCGGAGTTGTAGAAGAAGATGGTAGTGGCTATCCTGATTGTACGGACACATTTATAAAAAGTATGCAAAACTCTATAAACCTTGGAACAAAAGATGAAACAGCTCTAGAGATAAAAATGCCACTTGTACATCTATCAAAATCACAAATAGTTCAAGCATCATTAGAGTTAAAAGTGCCTCTTGAACTTACTTGGAGTTGTTACAAAAATGAGACAAAAGCTTGTGGAGTTTGTGATAGCTGCAGGCTAAGACTTCGTGGTTTTAAGTTAGCAGGAATAAGTGATCCAATTGCATACGAGTGA
- the yihA gene encoding ribosome biogenesis GTP-binding protein YihA/YsxC — MIEIIDAKFITSAPNIEAAPDTREQNEVVFMARSNVGKSSLLNALTNHKGLAKVSSTPGKTRLINYFDVTFIDRDTMQKKVAKFVDLPGFGYAKVSKSMKHEWEKNLTDYISKREQIKLFVHLVDCRHPDLDIDTSVSQFLLANIKENQVILQIFTKVDKLNQKEQNALKQKFPNAMMVSSSKKKGIHKVIATIYDILFEEDKV; from the coding sequence ATGATAGAGATCATTGATGCAAAGTTTATAACATCTGCTCCAAATATAGAAGCAGCACCAGATACACGAGAGCAAAATGAGGTTGTCTTTATGGCTCGCTCAAATGTTGGTAAAAGTTCACTTTTAAATGCACTGACAAATCATAAAGGACTTGCAAAAGTCTCATCAACTCCGGGAAAAACAAGACTTATAAACTACTTTGATGTTACTTTTATAGATAGAGATACTATGCAAAAAAAAGTAGCTAAGTTTGTGGACTTGCCCGGATTTGGTTATGCTAAAGTCTCAAAATCTATGAAGCATGAGTGGGAGAAAAATCTAACTGATTATATCTCTAAAAGAGAGCAAATTAAGCTTTTTGTGCATTTAGTTGATTGTAGGCATCCTGATTTAGATATTGATACCTCTGTAAGTCAATTTTTACTTGCAAATATTAAAGAAAATCAAGTAATCCTTCAAATCTTTACAAAAGTGGATAAGTTAAATCAAAAAGAGCAGAATGCACTAAAACAAAAGTTTCCTAATGCAATGATGGTATCTAGCTCAAAGAAAAAGGGGATACACAAGGTTATAGCAACTATATATGATATTTTATTTGAAGAAGATAAAGTATGA
- a CDS encoding putative glycoside hydrolase: MKKLLFLTTILNTLLFASFDGTIIDKDTLKPISKAIISDSKKSIYSDENGFFSILSDEKKYHAKAYGYRPLSFSQEQNQSIIELESIKIKALYLTFWGANIHSKTVARALKIIDKTEVNTLVVDVKNEYGSTSFRTTFAKANDYGASKDRTIGNIEDFIKLMKSRNIYLIARVVVFKDELQASNNEEYAIKDEDGSIWRNHDKMAWVDPFDKRSHDYTISIAEEAAKVGFDEINFDYIRFPAKANLKLKKESTEENRLKAIETFLSSAQDRLRKYGVFISVDTYGNICWESGDNGIGQSVASLAKHSDYISPMLYPSGFASGSFYFEHPSEHPYEVIRRSIINIHDTIDPNRIRPWLQYFKDYAHKKRSYNKFEVTEQIRASDDTNTSGWMFWSPSSRYHKCYFKASIE; this comes from the coding sequence TTGAAAAAACTACTTTTTTTAACAACTATTTTAAACACTCTACTTTTTGCTTCATTTGATGGAACTATAATAGATAAAGATACATTGAAACCTATATCAAAAGCTATTATAAGTGACTCTAAAAAGAGTATTTACTCAGATGAAAATGGTTTTTTCTCGATTTTAAGTGATGAAAAAAAGTACCATGCTAAAGCTTATGGATACAGGCCTCTTAGTTTTAGTCAAGAGCAAAACCAAAGTATTATAGAGCTAGAATCTATAAAGATAAAAGCACTATATCTTACCTTTTGGGGTGCAAATATACACTCAAAAACAGTTGCAAGAGCCTTGAAAATCATTGATAAAACAGAAGTAAATACTCTTGTTGTAGATGTAAAAAATGAGTATGGTTCAACTAGCTTTAGAACCACATTTGCAAAGGCAAATGATTATGGAGCTAGCAAAGATAGAACTATAGGTAATATAGAAGACTTTATAAAACTTATGAAGTCAAGAAATATCTATCTTATAGCTAGAGTTGTGGTCTTTAAAGATGAGCTTCAAGCGTCAAATAATGAAGAGTACGCCATAAAAGATGAAGATGGTTCTATTTGGAGAAACCATGATAAAATGGCATGGGTTGATCCATTTGATAAGAGAAGTCACGATTACACTATCTCTATAGCCGAAGAAGCTGCTAAAGTTGGCTTTGATGAGATAAACTTTGACTACATCCGCTTTCCTGCAAAAGCCAATCTTAAACTAAAAAAAGAGAGCACTGAAGAAAATCGCTTAAAAGCGATAGAGACATTTTTAAGTTCAGCCCAAGATAGACTTAGAAAATATGGAGTTTTTATCTCTGTTGATACTTATGGAAATATCTGTTGGGAGAGTGGTGATAATGGCATTGGTCAAAGTGTTGCCTCACTTGCAAAGCATAGTGACTATATCTCGCCAATGCTCTATCCATCAGGCTTTGCTAGTGGAAGTTTTTACTTTGAACATCCATCAGAACACCCTTATGAGGTAATTAGACGAAGTATAATAAACATACATGACACCATAGATCCAAATCGAATTAGACCGTGGTTACAATACTTTAAAGATTATGCTCACAAAAAAAGATCTTACAATAAGTTTGAGGTTACTGAGCAGATAAGAGCATCAGATGATACAAATACAAGTGGTTGGATGTTTTGGTCACCATCTAGCAGATATCACAAGTGTTACTTTAAAGCGTCCATAGAGTAA
- a CDS encoding KdsC family phosphatase, protein MIKLIVLDVDGCLSDGKLIYSNDGVESKSFNVKDGLAISSWIKMGNHVAIITGRKSNIVTRRAKELGIKHLYQGVKDKQRVLRELIESLGLSFCEVAAIGDDLNDYHMLKLVKKSFAPSDGVKEIKGIVKIVLEKKGGDGVVREMIDILVDDNNQREDFMRVWI, encoded by the coding sequence ATGATAAAACTTATTGTCTTAGATGTTGATGGTTGTTTAAGCGATGGTAAGCTTATCTATTCAAATGATGGCGTTGAGAGTAAGAGTTTTAATGTAAAAGATGGACTCGCTATTAGCTCTTGGATAAAGATGGGAAACCATGTAGCTATCATCACTGGAAGAAAATCCAATATAGTAACTAGAAGAGCCAAAGAACTAGGTATAAAGCACCTTTATCAAGGTGTAAAGGATAAACAAAGAGTCTTAAGAGAGCTTATAGAATCTTTAGGGCTTAGCTTTTGTGAGGTAGCAGCTATTGGCGATGACTTAAATGACTACCATATGCTAAAATTAGTAAAAAAAAGTTTTGCTCCAAGTGATGGTGTAAAAGAGATAAAAGGGATAGTAAAGATAGTCTTAGAGAAAAAAGGTGGCGATGGTGTGGTAAGAGAGATGATTGATATTTTGGTTGATGATAATAACCAAAGAGAAGATTTTATGAGAGTTTGGATATAG
- the lptC gene encoding LPS export ABC transporter periplasmic protein LptC, giving the protein MNINAFFVFIAIGLLMIYIGFKPQYVAEQNFVDVPLFELDSFVLHELNQDKLITIMKGSKTTRYSNRYNVTNISYTDNSKELLANIRADNGLYRDKEEIIDLVGNVIYNREDGLVFESQEAIYNKKIAIAKTQKDYIMYRDKNRVIGTSLVYDNANRKIKSKNVVAKYQIKER; this is encoded by the coding sequence TTGAATATAAATGCCTTTTTTGTCTTCATCGCTATTGGTCTGCTTATGATATATATTGGCTTTAAACCTCAATATGTTGCAGAACAAAATTTTGTTGATGTCCCTCTTTTTGAGCTTGACTCTTTTGTTTTGCATGAGTTAAATCAAGACAAACTCATCACAATTATGAAAGGCTCTAAAACTACAAGGTATTCAAATAGATATAATGTCACAAACATAAGCTATACAGATAATTCAAAAGAACTTCTTGCAAATATACGAGCTGACAATGGGCTTTACAGAGACAAAGAAGAGATTATTGATTTAGTTGGAAATGTTATCTATAATAGAGAAGATGGTTTAGTTTTTGAGTCACAAGAGGCCATATATAATAAAAAAATTGCTATAGCAAAGACTCAAAAAGATTATATAATGTATAGAGACAAAAACAGAGTTATAGGAACTTCTTTAGTTTATGATAATGCAAATAGAAAAATTAAATCTAAAAATGTAGTAGCTAAATATCAGATAAAAGAGAGATAA
- the ybeY gene encoding rRNA maturation RNase YbeY: protein MIELNNKTTLNVNEEFLNTIATTLTDKEIELIITDEKEIQKINKEHRGVDAPTDVLSFPYEEMPMSPLGSIVISASHVLELSKELGHTSDDELALLFIHGILHLLGYNHEEDSGEMREEEIRLINKFELPNSLIVRTQG from the coding sequence ATGATTGAACTTAATAATAAAACCACTCTAAATGTAAATGAAGAGTTTTTAAACACCATTGCTACAACTCTTACAGACAAAGAAATAGAGTTAATTATCACAGATGAAAAAGAGATACAAAAGATAAACAAAGAACATAGAGGAGTTGACGCTCCAACCGATGTTTTGAGTTTCCCTTATGAAGAGATGCCTATGAGTCCTTTGGGGAGTATAGTTATCTCCGCTTCGCATGTATTGGAACTATCAAAAGAACTAGGTCACACTAGTGATGATGAGTTAGCTCTGCTTTTTATACATGGAATCTTGCACCTTCTAGGATATAACCATGAGGAAGATAGTGGCGAGATGAGAGAAGAAGAGATTAGACTAATAAATAAATTTGAGCTCCCAAATAGTTTAATAGTTAGAACACAAGGATAA
- a CDS encoding septal ring lytic transglycosylase RlpA family protein, translated as MNRFLSIVLVFLVLFFTACSTRGQRVYSPQTPTKHYSSDRARHSSVMDKKTYSHPTMRPYVIRGIRYYPTVVSVGDRFDGRASWYGPKFHGKHTSNGEIYNMYDMTAAHKTLPMNTIVKVTNKTNGKSIVVRINDRGPFVDNRIIDLSKTGASKIDMIAAGTAPVKLEILGFEAKGKKKIPSKKELKKLPQKEIISEFALQIASFSRIEGALKMQEMHDNTDGYRTIIKDVESDRGRLFKVWLKGFKSEQEARDYKAQGHFKNAFIVRED; from the coding sequence ATGAATAGATTCTTATCTATTGTACTTGTTTTTTTGGTCTTATTTTTTACTGCATGTAGCACTAGAGGTCAAAGAGTCTATAGCCCACAAACTCCTACAAAACACTACTCTTCAGACAGAGCCCGCCACAGCTCTGTGATGGATAAAAAAACATATTCGCATCCAACTATGAGGCCTTACGTCATTAGAGGTATAAGGTACTATCCAACTGTTGTGAGTGTTGGAGATAGATTTGATGGTAGAGCTAGCTGGTATGGACCAAAATTTCACGGTAAACATACTTCAAACGGTGAAATATACAACATGTACGATATGACAGCTGCTCATAAAACATTGCCGATGAACACTATAGTAAAAGTTACAAACAAAACAAATGGTAAGTCCATAGTTGTGAGGATTAATGATAGAGGCCCTTTTGTAGATAATAGAATCATTGACCTATCAAAAACAGGTGCTTCAAAGATAGATATGATAGCAGCTGGAACAGCACCTGTAAAGCTAGAGATATTAGGTTTTGAAGCTAAAGGCAAAAAGAAAATTCCAAGTAAAAAAGAGCTTAAAAAACTTCCTCAAAAAGAGATCATTAGTGAGTTTGCCCTTCAAATTGCATCATTTTCAAGAATTGAAGGTGCTCTTAAGATGCAAGAGATGCACGATAATACAGATGGTTATAGAACTATCATAAAAGATGTAGAGAGTGATAGAGGAAGACTCTTTAAAGTTTGGCTAAAAGGCTTTAAAAGTGAGCAAGAAGCAAGAGACTACAAAGCACAAGGGCATTTCAAAAATGCCTTTATCGTAAGAGAGGATTAG
- the lptA gene encoding lipopolysaccharide transport periplasmic protein LptA, whose product MKILMVLSVFLASSLISQEIKIKADQFDGDEKSGISVFEGNVNIVRRNDELNATKVTVYTDSAHKPKKYIAVGNVSFHIETKEGSLYEGVAQKVIYMPNLKEYHFFTDVHLKQLDEKKEIIGDEVVLKTIEGKAYAKGAKKEPVIMIFKIEKEEDNTTKKTEKKQEK is encoded by the coding sequence ATGAAAATTTTAATGGTTTTGAGTGTTTTTTTAGCGTCTTCTTTAATCTCACAAGAGATAAAGATAAAAGCTGATCAGTTTGATGGAGATGAGAAGAGTGGAATCTCTGTATTTGAAGGGAATGTTAATATAGTAAGAAGAAATGATGAACTTAATGCTACAAAAGTAACAGTCTATACTGATTCAGCTCATAAACCTAAAAAGTATATAGCAGTAGGAAACGTTTCTTTTCATATAGAGACAAAAGAGGGTTCTTTGTACGAGGGCGTTGCACAAAAAGTTATATATATGCCAAATCTAAAAGAGTATCACTTTTTTACAGATGTGCATCTAAAGCAACTTGATGAAAAAAAAGAGATTATTGGTGATGAAGTTGTACTTAAAACTATTGAGGGTAAAGCTTATGCTAAAGGTGCAAAAAAAGAGCCTGTTATTATGATATTTAAGATTGAAAAAGAAGAAGACAACACGACTAAAAAAACAGAAAAAAAGCAAGAGAAATAA
- a CDS encoding N-acetyltransferase codes for MITYKKARLSDIAAMQELVLPEIESGIILNRSSDEVATNIRSYTLCFKDDELLGFCALHIHTEYLAEIRSLIVKEGFRGQKIGENLVNTCVDEARNLGLQKVLCLTYRQAFFERLGFVEIPKESLPEHKIWADCIKCKHFPVCNEVSLIKTL; via the coding sequence ATGATAACTTATAAAAAAGCAAGACTGAGTGATATCGCAGCTATGCAAGAATTAGTGCTCCCAGAGATAGAATCAGGGATAATTTTAAACAGAAGTAGTGATGAAGTTGCTACAAATATTCGCTCATATACACTATGCTTTAAGGATGATGAGCTTTTGGGTTTTTGTGCCTTACATATCCATACTGAATATTTAGCAGAGATAAGATCTCTCATTGTAAAAGAGGGTTTTAGAGGTCAAAAAATAGGAGAAAATCTAGTTAATACTTGCGTAGATGAAGCAAGAAATTTAGGACTTCAAAAAGTGTTATGTCTAACATATAGACAAGCTTTTTTTGAGAGATTAGGTTTTGTAGAGATCCCAAAAGAGTCCCTTCCCGAACATAAAATTTGGGCCGATTGTATAAAGTGTAAACATTTTCCAGTATGCAACGAAGTATCTCTAATCAAAACTCTTTAG